From the genome of Naumannella halotolerans, one region includes:
- a CDS encoding VOC family protein: protein MNLSSFYPVLMTHSVAEVAAFYVDRFSFEVTFSADWYVSLRLGDFELAVLDADHPTVPAGWGAVAGGILLNFEVDDADTVLADLVTAGVPLVQPIRDEAFGQRHFIVEGPDRVLIDVIQPIPPSQEFVDAYLAEAD from the coding sequence ATGAACCTCAGCAGCTTCTATCCCGTCCTGATGACCCACTCCGTCGCCGAGGTCGCGGCGTTCTACGTCGATCGCTTCTCCTTCGAGGTGACGTTCTCCGCCGACTGGTACGTCAGCCTCCGGCTGGGCGACTTCGAACTGGCCGTGCTCGACGCCGACCATCCGACGGTGCCTGCCGGGTGGGGAGCAGTCGCCGGCGGGATCCTGTTGAACTTCGAGGTCGACGACGCCGATACGGTGTTGGCGGATCTGGTCACCGCCGGTGTCCCGCTGGTGCAACCCATCCGGGACGAGGCCTTCGGGCAGCGGCACTTCATCGTCGAGGGCCCCGACCGCGTGCTGATCGACGTGATCCAGCCGATTCCGCCGAGTCAGGAGTTCGTCGATGCCTATCTCGCCGAGGCCGACTGA
- a CDS encoding VIT1/CCC1 transporter family protein, whose amino-acid sequence MSPRRRPTHPGEPHDGGLAERLNWLRAGVLGANDGIVSTAAVIVGVAGASTALSPILLAGLAALVGGAISMALGEYVSVSSQRDTERSLIDKERTELATDPKAELAELAQLYVDRGLSEETARTVATELTAHDALAAHLEAELNLEADDVVSPWRAAAASAVSFTLGGLLPLLTMLLLPDPAKIIGTFTAVLLALGVTGYVASWIGGASPSRAMIRTVIGGVLALGATFALGSALGTGVG is encoded by the coding sequence ATGAGCCCACGACGCCGCCCGACCCACCCCGGTGAACCGCATGACGGCGGGTTGGCCGAGCGACTGAACTGGTTGCGGGCCGGTGTACTGGGTGCCAATGACGGCATCGTCTCCACCGCCGCGGTGATCGTCGGCGTGGCCGGGGCCAGTACCGCACTCTCGCCGATCCTGCTGGCAGGACTCGCAGCCCTGGTCGGCGGGGCGATCTCGATGGCCCTCGGTGAGTACGTCTCGGTCTCCAGTCAACGCGATACCGAGCGGTCGTTGATCGACAAGGAACGGACCGAACTGGCCACCGACCCGAAGGCCGAGCTCGCCGAGCTGGCCCAGCTGTATGTCGATCGCGGACTGAGCGAGGAGACCGCCCGGACCGTCGCCACCGAGCTGACCGCCCATGACGCGCTGGCCGCACATCTGGAGGCCGAGCTCAATCTCGAGGCCGATGACGTGGTGAGTCCCTGGCGGGCAGCCGCAGCCTCGGCTGTCTCCTTCACCCTCGGTGGACTGCTGCCATTGCTGACCATGCTGCTGCTGCCCGATCCGGCCAAGATCATCGGGACCTTCACCGCAGTCCTGCTCGCGCTCGGGGTGACCGGATACGTCGCCTCCTGGATCGGTGGCGCCTCCCCGTCGCGGGCGATGATTCGTACCGTGATCGGCGGAGTGCTCGCGCTGGGTGCCACCTTCGCCCTCGGCTCGGCACTGGGGACAGGTGTCGGCTGA
- a CDS encoding TetR family transcriptional regulator produces the protein MPRKSAAVAAETARSILRTATELFAAEGFGQVALDQVAGAAGVTRGAVYHHYRNKYGLFTAVAADCQAAVAKAVVGAAGEQADPVTSLRNGCHGFLDAITTGAAARILLVEAPAVLGWQQWRALDAEHSVVHLRDALAEAGVELELLDATTAQLSGAMNEAALWLIEEPDQTAAAHQVLDRLIDSVIGRTVR, from the coding sequence ATGCCACGAAAATCCGCTGCGGTCGCGGCCGAGACCGCCCGATCGATCCTCCGGACGGCCACCGAGTTGTTCGCCGCCGAGGGTTTCGGCCAGGTGGCACTGGACCAGGTCGCCGGCGCCGCGGGGGTCACCCGGGGCGCGGTCTACCACCACTACCGGAACAAGTACGGGCTCTTCACCGCTGTCGCCGCGGACTGTCAGGCCGCGGTGGCGAAGGCCGTCGTCGGCGCGGCCGGTGAGCAGGCCGACCCCGTGACCTCCCTGCGCAACGGCTGTCACGGATTCCTCGACGCGATCACCACCGGTGCCGCCGCGCGAATCCTGCTGGTGGAGGCCCCGGCGGTGCTGGGCTGGCAGCAGTGGCGGGCCCTCGACGCGGAGCACTCCGTGGTCCACCTGCGCGATGCCCTGGCCGAGGCCGGGGTGGAGCTCGAACTGCTCGATGCGACCACCGCACAACTGTCCGGTGCGATGAACGAGGCGGCTTTGTGGCTGATCGAGGAACCCGACCAGACCGCGGCCGCCCATCAGGTGCTGGACCGGTTGATCGACAGCGTGATCGGGCGAACCGTTCGGTGA
- a CDS encoding DUF3817 domain-containing protein: MTPRRLFRTVAIAEAITWALLIAGMIVRSLGITPLGVRIGGGLHGFVFIAFVAVLIFVAGNQRWKPLTILLGLVSSIIPFATVVFDLVAERRGRLDGGWDTDSPGIVGRFRASAVAHPIRAALRALAAVTVIFAVMLIIGPPGSQ; the protein is encoded by the coding sequence ATGACCCCGCGCCGCCTGTTCCGTACCGTAGCGATCGCCGAGGCGATCACCTGGGCACTGCTGATCGCCGGCATGATCGTCCGCTCCCTGGGGATCACCCCGCTGGGGGTACGGATCGGCGGTGGATTGCACGGTTTCGTCTTCATCGCCTTCGTCGCGGTGCTGATCTTCGTCGCCGGGAACCAGCGCTGGAAGCCGCTGACGATCCTGCTGGGGCTGGTCAGTTCGATCATCCCGTTCGCCACCGTCGTCTTCGACCTGGTCGCCGAACGGCGCGGACGGCTCGACGGCGGTTGGGACACCGACTCCCCCGGGATCGTCGGCCGCTTCCGGGCCTCCGCGGTCGCCCATCCGATCCGCGCGGCCTTGCGTGCTCTGGCCGCCGTGACAGTGATCTTCGCCGTGATGTTGATCATCGGCCCGCCAGGCTCGCAGTAG